A genomic segment from Streptomyces sp. NBC_00654 encodes:
- a CDS encoding DUF3558 domain-containing protein: MAYVPGVALLAALAVGCSADAGADASDADSKPGSPTVTAAPPGKHRTLPAPCRAVPVNTLKDLLPGTAELSADQQEKVFEGTASVTYDTDRKVGCTWKSETPDASRNLAIDFERVVSYDPAVSDDDRARDVYARKETAAGLSPSATPREDGGKTAGTPTKAASPTGATATAPPTGPTGPGATPETGSGGDDLRPRVLDGLGDAAFLDDRPTREGTTAHSRTVSVVFRTSNVIVTVEYSEQPALVTEAPDSGELQEKAQALARKLAERLSE, translated from the coding sequence ATGGCGTACGTACCCGGCGTCGCGCTCCTCGCAGCGCTCGCCGTCGGCTGCAGCGCCGATGCGGGCGCCGACGCCTCCGATGCCGACAGCAAGCCCGGCAGCCCGACGGTCACGGCCGCGCCACCCGGCAAGCACCGGACGCTGCCCGCGCCTTGCCGTGCCGTGCCGGTCAACACGCTCAAGGACCTGCTGCCCGGCACCGCCGAACTCTCCGCGGACCAGCAGGAGAAGGTCTTCGAGGGCACGGCGTCCGTGACGTACGACACCGATCGCAAGGTCGGCTGCACCTGGAAGTCCGAGACGCCGGACGCGTCCCGGAACCTGGCCATCGACTTCGAGCGCGTGGTGTCGTACGACCCCGCGGTGAGCGACGACGACCGGGCCCGCGACGTGTACGCGAGGAAGGAGACCGCGGCCGGCCTGTCGCCCTCCGCCACCCCCCGCGAGGATGGCGGGAAGACCGCGGGAACGCCCACGAAAGCGGCCTCCCCCACCGGCGCGACCGCCACCGCGCCCCCCACCGGTCCCACCGGTCCCGGCGCCACCCCGGAGACCGGCAGCGGCGGCGACGACCTCCGGCCACGTGTCCTCGACGGCCTCGGGGACGCCGCATTTCTGGACGATCGCCCCACCCGGGAAGGTACTACCGCACACTCCCGCACCGTCAGCGTGGTATTCCGCACATCGAATGTCATCGTGACCGTCGAGTACAGCGAACAGCCGGCCCTCGTCACCGAGGCGCCCGACAGCGGGGAACTCCAGGAGAAGGCCCAGGCACTGGCCCGGAAGCTGGCCGAGAGGCTCAGCGAATAG
- a CDS encoding DUF4232 domain-containing protein: MRSNRIRTTALAATALLAALSLTACNGEDSAAGSTASTPSAASAGAGADQQAPAKDDSKDGGEETGTGTSTNSGSGSGSGNSAPDAGAPDTKTPTSNSRSTDTSCNASNTKLTLTPVSRPVNHMLLTVTNTGSKNCDAYYYPALRFGEAQSVPPAFEDSKPQAVVTIAPGESAYAGVLTSSADGSGTGGYSTKDLSVSFAGKGGISDGTGAPAVVPLSKSVYVDSTLQVTYWQREMADALDW, encoded by the coding sequence ATGCGCAGCAACCGCATCCGCACCACCGCCCTCGCCGCGACCGCCCTCCTGGCGGCCCTCTCGCTCACCGCCTGCAACGGCGAGGACAGCGCGGCCGGGTCCACCGCCTCCACGCCTTCCGCGGCCTCCGCCGGTGCCGGCGCCGACCAGCAGGCCCCCGCGAAGGACGACAGCAAGGACGGTGGCGAAGAGACCGGCACGGGGACCAGCACCAACTCCGGCTCCGGCTCCGGCTCCGGCAACAGCGCTCCCGACGCCGGGGCCCCGGACACCAAGACCCCGACCAGCAACTCCCGGTCGACCGACACCTCCTGCAACGCCTCGAACACCAAGCTCACGCTCACCCCGGTGAGCCGCCCCGTCAACCACATGCTGCTCACGGTCACCAACACCGGCAGCAAGAACTGCGACGCGTACTACTACCCGGCCCTCCGCTTCGGCGAGGCCCAGTCCGTCCCGCCGGCCTTCGAGGACAGCAAGCCGCAGGCCGTGGTCACCATCGCCCCGGGCGAGTCCGCGTACGCCGGCGTCCTGACGTCCTCCGCCGACGGCAGCGGCACCGGCGGCTACTCCACCAAGGACCTGTCCGTCAGCTTCGCGGGGAAGGGCGGCATCTCCGACGGCACCGGCGCCCCGGCGGTCGTCCCGCTGAGCAAGAGCGTGTACGTGGACAGCACCCTGCAGGTCACCTACTGGCAGCGCGAGATGGCCGACGCCCTCGACTGGTAA
- a CDS encoding HEAT repeat domain-containing protein encodes MAMFVHLTPAANAARIRRSGIRAISHGRAGSRGLYCFPVLPSYTLTHQWLRELSRRSGPGGLVAVHIRLPDDEPVTLGHYGRAPATTTAVEAVRRTAALEDPRGWEVFVPRTVTKREVHRLRPVKQVTGWRYFPGSNGKAPCTCFGCRVRGEYGSQRLRQRRPHPLDGPAPAPAVLLRRIAAAGDPGDPAQLVPTLYWFHMRRRGPLDQLAHLADHPHPDVRVALVDAVAGWSTPGVADLLHRLSDDPHANVREAVAFAARAEKA; translated from the coding sequence ATGGCGATGTTCGTGCACCTGACACCTGCGGCGAACGCGGCTCGCATCCGCCGCTCCGGGATACGGGCCATCAGCCACGGCCGCGCCGGATCACGGGGCCTCTACTGCTTCCCGGTCCTCCCCTCGTACACCCTCACCCACCAGTGGCTGCGCGAACTGTCGCGGCGCAGCGGGCCCGGCGGTCTCGTCGCCGTCCACATCCGCCTGCCGGACGACGAACCCGTCACCCTGGGCCACTACGGCCGCGCCCCCGCGACCACCACCGCCGTCGAGGCGGTCCGCCGCACGGCCGCCCTGGAGGACCCGCGCGGCTGGGAGGTCTTCGTCCCCCGTACGGTCACCAAACGCGAGGTGCACCGGCTGCGTCCGGTCAAGCAGGTCACCGGCTGGCGCTACTTCCCCGGCTCGAACGGCAAGGCCCCCTGCACCTGCTTCGGCTGCCGGGTGCGCGGCGAGTACGGCTCCCAACGCCTGCGACAGCGCCGCCCGCACCCCCTGGACGGCCCGGCCCCCGCCCCCGCGGTGCTCCTCCGCCGGATCGCCGCGGCGGGCGACCCCGGCGATCCGGCGCAACTCGTGCCGACGCTCTACTGGTTCCACATGCGCCGGCGCGGCCCGCTGGACCAACTGGCCCACCTGGCCGACCACCCGCACCCCGATGTCCGGGTGGCCCTGGTCGACGCGGTCGCCGGCTGGTCGACCCCGGGCGTCGCGGACCTTCTCCACCGCCTGTCGGACGACCCGCACGCGAACGTCCGCGAGGCCGTCGCGTTCGCCGCGCGCGCCGAGAAGGCCTGA
- the lysS gene encoding lysine--tRNA ligase: MQTVAESQSSTETDWVSRFADDVIAESERRAPGKPVVVASGLSPSGPIHLGNLREVMTPHLVADEIRRRGYTVRHLISWDDYDRYRKVPGGVPGVDESWAEHIGKPLTSVPAPAGSAYANWAEHFKAAMTDALDELGVEYDGISQTEQYTAGTYREQILHAMKHRADIDAVLDRYRTKKDPAAGPTGKGGKKPQQQKKVDEAELEAAEGSGAADEDDGSGNTAGYFPYKPYCGNCEKDLTVVTSYDDDSTELNYTCSACGFAETVRLNEFNRGKLVWKVDWPMRWAYEGVIFEPSGVDHSSPGSSFVVGGQIVREVFDGVQPIGPMYAFVGISGMAKMSSSKGGVPTPADALKIMEAPLLRWLYARRRPNQSFKIAFDQEIQRLYDEWDSLGRKVADGSVLPADAAAYARAIGTAAGELPSTPRPLPYRTLASVADITAGAEDQTLRILSELDPENPLTSLDEARPRLDRAENWITTQVPAEARTIVRDEPDKELLGSLDEQGRESLRLLLEGLDSHWSLDGLTTLVYGVPKMMAGLEPDAKPTPELKVAQRSFFALLYQLLVSRDTGPRLPTLLLAVGADRVRRLLGA, from the coding sequence GTGCAGACCGTGGCCGAGAGTCAGAGCAGCACCGAGACCGACTGGGTCTCCCGCTTCGCGGACGATGTCATCGCCGAATCGGAGCGTCGTGCGCCTGGCAAACCGGTCGTCGTCGCCTCCGGCCTCTCCCCGTCCGGCCCGATCCACCTCGGCAACCTCCGCGAGGTCATGACCCCGCACCTGGTCGCGGACGAGATCCGCCGCCGCGGGTACACCGTCCGGCACCTGATCTCCTGGGACGACTACGACCGCTACCGCAAGGTTCCGGGCGGGGTCCCCGGCGTCGACGAGTCCTGGGCCGAGCACATCGGCAAGCCGCTGACCTCGGTGCCCGCCCCGGCCGGATCGGCGTACGCCAACTGGGCCGAGCACTTCAAGGCCGCGATGACGGACGCGCTGGACGAGCTGGGCGTCGAGTACGACGGAATCAGCCAGACGGAGCAGTACACCGCCGGTACGTACCGCGAGCAGATCCTGCACGCGATGAAGCACCGTGCCGACATCGACGCCGTCCTGGACCGCTACCGGACGAAGAAGGACCCCGCCGCCGGTCCGACCGGCAAGGGCGGCAAGAAGCCCCAGCAGCAGAAGAAGGTCGACGAGGCCGAGCTGGAGGCCGCCGAGGGCTCCGGCGCCGCCGACGAGGACGACGGCAGCGGCAACACGGCCGGCTACTTCCCGTACAAGCCCTACTGCGGCAACTGCGAGAAGGACCTCACCGTCGTCACCTCGTACGACGACGACAGCACCGAGCTGAACTACACCTGCTCGGCGTGCGGCTTCGCCGAGACGGTCCGCCTCAACGAGTTCAACCGCGGCAAGCTGGTCTGGAAGGTCGACTGGCCGATGCGCTGGGCGTACGAGGGCGTGATCTTCGAGCCCAGTGGTGTGGACCACTCCTCGCCCGGCTCGTCGTTCGTCGTCGGCGGCCAGATCGTGCGCGAGGTCTTCGACGGTGTCCAGCCGATCGGGCCGATGTACGCCTTCGTCGGCATCTCCGGCATGGCGAAGATGTCCTCCAGCAAGGGCGGTGTGCCGACCCCGGCCGACGCCCTGAAGATCATGGAGGCGCCGCTGCTGCGCTGGCTGTACGCCCGCCGCAGGCCCAACCAGTCCTTCAAGATCGCCTTCGACCAGGAGATCCAGCGGCTCTACGACGAGTGGGACTCGCTGGGCCGCAAGGTGGCCGACGGCTCGGTGCTGCCCGCCGACGCCGCCGCGTACGCCCGCGCGATCGGCACAGCCGCCGGTGAGCTGCCGAGCACCCCGCGCCCCCTGCCGTACCGGACCCTCGCCTCGGTCGCCGACATCACCGCCGGTGCCGAGGACCAGACGCTGCGCATCCTCAGCGAGCTGGACCCGGAGAACCCGCTGACCTCCCTGGACGAGGCCCGCCCGCGCCTGGACCGCGCCGAGAACTGGATCACCACCCAGGTCCCGGCCGAGGCCCGCACGATCGTGCGCGACGAGCCGGACAAGGAGCTGCTCGGCTCGCTGGACGAGCAGGGGCGCGAGTCGCTGCGGCTGCTCCTGGAGGGCCTGGACTCGCACTGGTCGCTGGACGGGCTGACGACGCTCGTCTACGGGGTGCCGAAGATGATGGCCGGGCTGGAGCCGGACGCCAAGCCGACGCCCGAGCTGAAGGTGGCCCAGCGGTCGTTCTTCGCCCTGCTGTACCAGCTGCTGGTCAGCCGGGACACCGGGCCGCGGCTGCCCACGCTGCTCCTGGCCGTCGGAGCGGACCGGGTGCGCAGGCTGCTGGGCGCGTAG
- a CDS encoding DUF3558 domain-containing protein — protein sequence MHRSAPRLSRILACAAVPVMLVAAGCSSDSDDKKGSGSSSSASPSTKKTEAAVEPAKFDQLPDPCTSIAKKTIRDLVPSAKKKGGTAGGSNDLTARGSCSWNGLDDKGVKGSQYRWLDVAFIRFDSDQSLGSGAKRAGDEYTKQITKAKATEGAEKVVAAPVTGIGELATAVTYDLTKTKEDFEYATVVARSGNVVVTLTYNGAGYAGAKTPSASDIRKGAEKAAKEAVAAIAKANGIGVPPATGTSSAKPTEDTSDDKPDSPKSGGKTSDTSNPKTSAKPAAKTTRKS from the coding sequence ATGCACCGATCAGCCCCGCGACTGTCCCGCATACTCGCCTGCGCCGCCGTTCCGGTGATGCTCGTCGCCGCAGGCTGCTCGTCGGACTCCGACGACAAGAAGGGCTCGGGTTCCTCCTCGTCCGCCTCCCCGAGCACGAAGAAGACGGAGGCGGCCGTCGAACCGGCGAAGTTCGACCAGCTGCCCGACCCGTGCACCTCAATCGCCAAGAAGACGATCCGCGACCTGGTGCCCTCGGCCAAGAAGAAGGGCGGCACGGCGGGCGGGTCCAACGACCTCACGGCCCGCGGCAGCTGCTCCTGGAACGGCCTGGACGACAAGGGCGTCAAGGGCTCGCAGTACCGCTGGCTCGACGTCGCCTTCATCCGCTTCGACTCGGACCAGTCCCTGGGCAGCGGCGCGAAGCGCGCCGGGGACGAGTACACCAAGCAGATCACCAAGGCCAAGGCGACCGAGGGTGCCGAGAAGGTCGTGGCAGCCCCCGTCACCGGCATCGGCGAGCTGGCCACGGCGGTCACGTACGACCTGACCAAGACGAAGGAAGACTTCGAGTACGCGACGGTCGTGGCGCGTTCGGGCAATGTCGTCGTCACCCTCACCTACAACGGTGCGGGCTACGCGGGCGCCAAGACCCCCTCCGCCTCGGACATCCGGAAGGGTGCCGAGAAGGCGGCGAAGGAGGCCGTCGCCGCCATCGCCAAGGCCAACGGCATCGGCGTGCCCCCCGCCACCGGCACGTCCTCGGCGAAGCCCACCGAGGACACGTCCGACGACAAGCCCGACAGCCCCAAGTCGGGCGGCAAGACCAGTGACACGTCCAACCCCAAGACGAGCGCCAAGCCTGCCGCGAAGACCACCCGCAAGTCCTGA
- a CDS encoding helix-turn-helix transcriptional regulator: MATPEAVEFAALLKELKDRSGRSYGVLAGRLHVSTSTLHRYCNGDAVPNEYAPVERLARLCGATGDELVELHRRWIVAEAARRRGAAKPEAGAKSAPEPPARAVERERPARAVEPVAVPEPPLLSDSVAQSDVPADVPTDAPADEPVGVPAAVSAAGHTAAVPVDLLAGGPADPAAPRRAGRFASRRLRVLLAATAVVALAVSGALVASALSGKPSDDGRTDAADKVRSSADAVTPTPRPDTSASAKTGTPKPSGTADQGSPSATPSATVRRSARPGAPVGSGVPVTATISSYNYDAPCGQYYLLDQQPDDVPPPPPPQDTRSWAKALGGVDGGGMRLELTLQGTSKEAVVLQGLHVRVLARDAPLPWSAYSMGEGCGSGITPQSFDVDLDDGRPRSKPVAGQQGDTVVPATDFPYRVSSTDVEVFNIDAHVEGHDVTWYLELEWSSGGRSGTLRIDDRGKPFRTSGIRTRPEYRYWHDKAQWVKHEY; this comes from the coding sequence ATGGCGACGCCGGAGGCTGTGGAGTTCGCGGCTCTGCTGAAGGAACTGAAGGACCGTTCGGGGCGCAGCTACGGGGTTCTCGCCGGAAGACTTCATGTCAGTACGTCCACGCTCCACCGGTACTGCAACGGGGACGCCGTGCCGAACGAGTACGCCCCGGTGGAGCGGCTCGCACGGCTCTGCGGGGCCACGGGCGACGAACTGGTGGAGCTGCACCGGCGCTGGATCGTGGCCGAGGCGGCGCGGCGGCGGGGCGCGGCGAAGCCGGAGGCCGGGGCGAAGTCCGCGCCGGAGCCTCCGGCGCGTGCGGTGGAGAGGGAACGGCCGGCGCGCGCGGTCGAGCCGGTGGCCGTGCCGGAGCCGCCGTTACTGTCGGACTCCGTGGCGCAGTCCGACGTACCCGCCGACGTACCGACCGACGCACCCGCCGATGAACCCGTCGGCGTACCGGCCGCCGTATCCGCCGCCGGGCACACCGCCGCCGTACCCGTCGACCTGCTCGCCGGTGGACCCGCGGACCCGGCCGCACCGCGCCGCGCCGGGCGGTTCGCCTCGCGGCGGCTGCGCGTCCTGCTCGCCGCGACCGCCGTCGTCGCGCTCGCCGTCTCCGGTGCGCTGGTGGCGAGCGCCCTCTCGGGCAAGCCGTCCGACGACGGCCGTACCGACGCCGCCGACAAGGTCCGCTCCTCCGCCGACGCCGTCACCCCGACACCCCGACCCGATACGAGCGCGTCCGCGAAGACCGGTACACCGAAGCCCTCGGGCACAGCGGACCAGGGCAGCCCGTCGGCCACACCGTCGGCTACGGTGCGCCGTTCCGCCCGGCCCGGCGCGCCGGTGGGCAGCGGCGTACCCGTGACCGCCACCATCAGTTCGTACAACTACGACGCGCCCTGCGGGCAGTACTACCTCCTCGACCAGCAGCCCGACGACGTACCGCCGCCGCCCCCACCACAGGACACCCGGAGCTGGGCGAAGGCGCTCGGCGGGGTCGACGGCGGCGGCATGAGGCTCGAACTCACCCTTCAGGGAACCTCGAAGGAAGCGGTCGTCCTCCAGGGGCTGCACGTACGGGTGCTGGCGCGCGACGCACCGCTGCCCTGGTCCGCGTACTCGATGGGTGAGGGCTGCGGGAGCGGCATCACACCGCAGAGCTTCGACGTCGACCTCGACGACGGCCGGCCCCGCTCCAAGCCGGTCGCCGGGCAGCAGGGTGACACCGTCGTGCCCGCGACGGACTTCCCGTACCGGGTCAGCTCCACCGACGTGGAGGTGTTCAACATCGACGCGCACGTGGAGGGGCACGACGTGACCTGGTACCTGGAACTGGAGTGGAGCAGTGGGGGCCGGAGCGGGACGCTGCGCATCGACGACCGGGGCAAGCCGTTCCGTACGAGCGGCATCAGGACCCGGCCCGAGTACCGCTACTGGCACGACAAGGCCCAGTGGGTGAAGCACGAGTACTGA
- the argS gene encoding arginine--tRNA ligase, with product MASVTSLASTLQQQLADALTAALPEAGTADPLLRRSDRADFQANGILALAKKLKGNPRELASQVTAALPESGLIKDIEVSGPGFLNVTLTDRAIVETLAARAADAEGRLGVPFSPTAGTTVIDYAQPNVAKEMHVGHLRSAVIGDAMVQILEFTGESVVRRHHIGDWGTQFGMLIQYLIEHPDELSHEAGEGHEGGTGTDGSAGEAAMSSLNRLYKASRALFDSDEEFKARSRDRVVALQAGEPETLAMWQRFVDESKIYFYSVFNKLDMEIRDPDIVGESGYNDMLEETCRILEETGVAVRSEGALCVFFDDVKGPDGNKVPLIVKKTNGGYGYAATDLSAIRDRVRNLKASTLLYVVDARQSLHFKMVFETARRAGWLNEDVTAHQLAFGTVLGKDGKPFKTREGVTVRLEDLLDEAVARATSVVREKAGKVGLSEEEIVENGRYVGVGAVKYADLSTSAVRDYKFDLDQMVSLHGDTSVYLQYAYARIRSILRKAGDAKPAAHPELELAPAERALGLHLDQFGEVLAEVAAGYEPHKLAAYLYQLASHLTTFYDQCQVLSEDNAPEVVENRLFLVELTARTLHQGMKLLGIRTPERL from the coding sequence ATGGCCTCGGTCACTTCCCTCGCTTCCACGCTCCAGCAGCAGCTGGCGGACGCCCTGACGGCAGCTCTGCCGGAGGCCGGCACCGCGGACCCGCTGCTGCGCCGAAGCGACCGGGCCGACTTCCAGGCCAACGGCATCCTCGCCCTCGCCAAGAAGCTCAAGGGCAACCCGCGCGAGCTGGCGTCCCAGGTCACCGCCGCCCTCCCGGAGAGCGGTCTGATCAAGGACATCGAGGTCTCCGGCCCCGGCTTCCTGAACGTGACGCTCACCGACCGGGCGATCGTCGAGACGCTCGCCGCGCGGGCCGCGGACGCCGAGGGCCGCCTCGGGGTGCCGTTCAGCCCGACGGCCGGTACGACCGTCATCGACTATGCCCAGCCGAACGTGGCCAAGGAGATGCACGTCGGTCACCTGCGGTCGGCGGTCATCGGCGACGCGATGGTCCAGATCCTGGAGTTCACCGGCGAGAGCGTGGTCCGGCGCCACCACATCGGCGACTGGGGCACCCAGTTCGGCATGCTCATCCAGTATCTGATCGAGCACCCGGACGAGCTGAGCCACGAGGCGGGCGAAGGCCACGAGGGCGGCACCGGTACCGACGGCAGTGCGGGCGAAGCCGCGATGTCCTCCCTCAACCGGCTCTACAAGGCCTCGCGGGCGCTCTTCGACTCCGACGAGGAGTTCAAGGCACGCTCCCGGGACCGGGTCGTCGCGCTCCAGGCGGGCGAGCCGGAGACACTGGCGATGTGGCAGCGGTTCGTCGACGAGTCGAAGATCTACTTCTACTCCGTCTTCAACAAGCTGGACATGGAGATCCGCGACCCCGACATCGTCGGTGAGTCCGGCTACAACGACATGCTGGAGGAGACCTGCCGGATCCTGGAGGAGACGGGCGTCGCCGTCCGCTCCGAGGGTGCCCTGTGCGTGTTCTTCGACGATGTGAAGGGCCCGGACGGCAACAAGGTCCCGCTCATCGTCAAGAAGACGAACGGCGGCTACGGCTACGCGGCCACCGACCTCTCCGCGATCCGCGACCGGGTGCGGAACCTCAAGGCGAGCACCCTGCTGTACGTCGTGGACGCCCGGCAGTCCCTGCACTTCAAGATGGTCTTCGAGACGGCCCGCCGGGCAGGCTGGCTGAACGAGGACGTCACGGCGCACCAGCTGGCGTTCGGCACGGTGCTCGGCAAGGACGGCAAGCCGTTCAAGACCCGTGAGGGCGTCACGGTCCGGCTGGAGGACCTGCTCGACGAGGCCGTCGCGCGGGCGACCTCGGTGGTCCGGGAGAAGGCCGGGAAGGTGGGCCTCTCCGAGGAGGAGATCGTCGAGAACGGCCGGTACGTCGGTGTCGGCGCCGTGAAGTACGCGGACCTGTCCACGTCCGCCGTGCGGGACTACAAGTTCGACCTGGACCAGATGGTGTCGCTGCACGGCGACACGTCGGTGTACCTCCAGTACGCGTACGCGCGTATCCGGTCGATCCTGCGCAAGGCCGGGGACGCGAAGCCGGCCGCGCACCCGGAGCTGGAGCTGGCCCCGGCCGAGCGTGCGCTGGGCCTGCATCTGGACCAGTTCGGCGAGGTGCTGGCCGAGGTCGCCGCCGGGTACGAGCCGCACAAGCTGGCCGCGTATCTGTACCAGCTGGCGTCGCACCTCACGACGTTCTACGACCAGTGCCAGGTGCTCAGCGAGGACAACGCGCCGGAGGTCGTCGAGAACCGGCTCTTCCTCGTCGAGCTGACCGCCCGCACCCTGCACCAGGGCATGAAGCTCCTCGGCATCCGGACGCCCGAGCGCCTCTGA
- a CDS encoding DUF2637 domain-containing protein has translation MAAMQLTRTHRILIGVVVAGAVLIAAIGFAGSYAAVRELAEQKGFGDFSLVFPIGIDAGICVLLALDLLLTWMRIPFPLLRQTAWLLTAATIAFNGAAAWPDPLGTGMHAVIPVLFVVSVEAARHAVGRIADITADKHMEGVRLTRWLLSPVPTFKLWRRMKLWELRSYEQVIKLEQDRLIYQARLQARFGRNWRRKAPIESMMPLRLAKYGVPLAETAPAGLAAAGIEPALLPPVGASQPKAELPYAPQQEHEQGYDQGYDEEYDKGPEQQGYGQEPYGVQHPQQQQHPQQHPQHQQQPQQQHLPQQGPGSHDSPWFAAPQVPDNAHESAYNPTYVEGLEPTPVKIPSGPGRTRPLGNVGTIGAVPHPRGTEAQQHQPHPPYQQPGLPALREREQERQPEQERPEEGPQEPDADRTGTAEPAIPPSAELAAAEAEFTGIAYEVYAAYTHQNQNYPSLEILDIHLSDGHNVRHPDSAALLRRLMPEFKKRFDSEMEADHIA, from the coding sequence GTGGCCGCGATGCAGCTGACACGCACGCACCGGATACTCATCGGGGTCGTCGTCGCCGGCGCGGTGCTCATTGCCGCGATCGGATTCGCGGGCTCCTACGCCGCCGTGCGTGAACTCGCGGAACAGAAGGGCTTCGGAGACTTCTCCCTGGTCTTCCCCATCGGCATCGACGCGGGCATCTGTGTCCTGCTCGCGCTGGACCTGCTGCTGACGTGGATGCGCATCCCGTTCCCGCTGCTGCGCCAGACGGCCTGGCTGCTGACGGCCGCGACGATCGCGTTCAACGGCGCGGCCGCCTGGCCCGACCCGCTCGGCACCGGGATGCACGCCGTCATCCCGGTCCTGTTCGTCGTCTCCGTCGAGGCCGCCCGTCACGCGGTGGGCCGGATCGCGGACATCACGGCCGACAAGCACATGGAGGGCGTGCGCCTCACCCGCTGGCTGCTCTCCCCCGTACCCACGTTCAAGCTGTGGCGCCGGATGAAACTGTGGGAGCTGCGCAGCTACGAGCAGGTCATCAAGCTGGAACAGGACCGGCTGATCTACCAGGCCCGGCTCCAGGCCCGCTTCGGCCGCAACTGGCGCCGCAAGGCCCCCATCGAATCCATGATGCCGCTGCGCCTGGCCAAGTACGGCGTCCCGCTCGCCGAGACCGCCCCCGCCGGGCTCGCCGCCGCGGGCATCGAACCCGCCCTGCTGCCGCCGGTCGGAGCCTCGCAGCCGAAGGCCGAGCTGCCCTACGCACCGCAGCAGGAGCACGAACAGGGCTACGACCAGGGGTACGACGAGGAGTACGACAAGGGCCCGGAACAGCAGGGCTACGGGCAGGAGCCGTACGGCGTCCAGCACCCGCAACAGCAGCAGCACCCCCAGCAACACCCGCAGCACCAGCAGCAGCCGCAACAACAACACCTCCCGCAGCAGGGTCCCGGCTCCCACGACAGCCCCTGGTTCGCCGCCCCGCAGGTCCCGGACAACGCGCACGAGAGCGCGTACAACCCGACGTACGTCGAGGGCCTGGAGCCCACGCCGGTCAAGATCCCGTCGGGCCCCGGCCGGACCCGGCCGCTCGGCAACGTGGGCACGATCGGCGCGGTCCCCCACCCCCGCGGCACGGAAGCGCAGCAGCACCAGCCGCACCCCCCGTACCAGCAGCCCGGACTTCCGGCGCTGCGGGAGCGGGAGCAGGAGCGGCAGCCGGAGCAGGAGCGGCCGGAGGAAGGGCCGCAGGAGCCCGACGCGGACCGGACCGGCACGGCCGAGCCCGCGATTCCGCCGTCCGCCGAGCTGGCCGCGGCCGAGGCCGAGTTCACCGGCATCGCGTACGAGGTCTACGCCGCGTACACCCACCAGAACCAGAACTACCCGAGCCTGGAGATTCTGGACATCCACCTCAGTGACGGGCACAACGTGCGCCATCCGGACAGCGCGGCGCTGCTCCGCCGTCTGATGCCGGAGTTCAAGAAGCGGTTCGACAGCGAGATGGAAGCGGACCACATCGCGTAG